A window of the Lactuca sativa cultivar Salinas chromosome 7, Lsat_Salinas_v11, whole genome shotgun sequence genome harbors these coding sequences:
- the LOC111907355 gene encoding uncharacterized protein LOC111907355 — translation MLKAIGDYKTEMEELFRTAPKYASYISPAIQKEVLNLISIRVRRMICAEIDGGKFCLVVDEARDQSNKEQMSIVLRFVNKEGFVMERFFGLVHVSDTTAQTLKSAIYYVLSHNNLDLKSIRGQGYDGASNMRGHFKGLQALISNDCPYAYYVHCFAHRLQLALMAASQGVVALQKFFTRLSLVINVVGVSSKRADQLRVAQAEEITYKISIDELETGRGLNQIGTLQRPGDTRWSSHLKSVSSLIKMFSPTCEVLLKIIEDGTGSIKGDADSAYDTITTFEFIFVLHLEKEIMEITDLLCQALQRQSQDICNALRLVASTKLLLQKMKDERWDGLLSLVMSFCQERNIDIPDMSSPYFSRGAQARNERSDHTIEHHYRVDIFYEAINCQIMELNHRFSDSSTELLRLSTTLDPKSVDEPFQSGDIIELVEKFYPEDFNEQEKVVLKIQLQHYEIDVVQHADYKLLTSMSELCQWLIKTRRVANFHLIYRVASLILTLPVSTATTKRSFSAMNLIKTRLRNKMEDEFLNDSLVLHFERELAEEISLETVVEDFKKEKDRRIPL, via the coding sequence ATGTTGAAGGCAATTGGCGATTATAAGACGGAGATGGAAGAATTGTTTCGTACAGCTCCTAAATATGCATCATATATATCACCGGCAATTCAAAAAGAAGTTCTAAACCTTATATCAATTAGGGTGAGGAGGATGATTTGTGCGGAGATTGATGGTGGAAAATTTTGTTTGGTTGTTGACGAAGCACGTGATCAGTCTAATAAAGAGCAAATGTCAATTGTTTTGAGATTTGTAAATAAAGAAGGATTTGTTATGGAGCGTTTCTTTGGGCTTGTTCATGTATCTGACACTACAGCACAAACACTTAAAAGTGCAATTTATTATGTATTATCACATAACAATCTTGATCTTAAGTCAATTCGTGGCCAAGGGTACGATGGTGCAAGCAACATGCGAGGTCATTTCAAGGGTTTGCAAGCATTGATTTCAAATGATTGTCCATATGCGTATTATGTTCATTGTTTTGCTCATCGATTGCAATTAGCATTAATGGCTGCTTCACAAGGAGTTGTTGCATTACAAAAGTTTTTTACTCGATTATCTTTAGTTATCAATGTTGTTGGTGTTTCCTCTAAGCGTGCCGACCAACTTAGAGTTGCACAAGCCGAAGAAATTACATATAAGATTTCTATTGATGAGTTAGAGACAGGTAGAGGTCTTAATCAAATTGGTACATTACAACGACCTGGTGATACTAGATGGAGTTCTCATCTTAAATCAGTTTCGAGCTTAATCAAAATGTTTAGTCCAACTTGTGAGGTTTTACTTAAAATTATTGAAGATGGCACCGGTTCAATCAAAGGCGACGCAGATTCAGCATATGATACTATTACTACATTTGAGTTCATTTTTGTTCTTCATCTCGAGAAAGAAATAATGGAGATCACTGATTTACTTTGCCAAGCTTTACAAAGACAATCTCAAGATATTTGTAATGCATTGAGGCTAGTTGCATCTACCAAATTGTTATTACAAAAAATGAAAGATGAAAGATGGGATGGGTTGCTCTCTCTTGTTATGTCATTTTGTCAGGAACGCAACATTGATATCCCCGATATGTCTTCTCCATACTTTAGTAGAGGGGCTCAAGCTCGTAATGAGCGTAGTGATCATACAATTGAACATCATTACCGAGTAGATATATTTTACGAAGCAATTAATTGTCAAATAATGGAACTAAATCATCGATTCAGCGATAGCTCTACGGAGTTGCTTCGACTTTCAACAACTTTAGATCCTAAAAGTGTTGATGAGCCTTTTCAAAGTGGTGATATAATTGAGTTAGTAGAGAAGTTTTATCCTGAAGATTTCAATGAACAAGAAAAAGTAGTTTTGAAGATTCAACTTCAACATTATGAGATTGATGTTGTTCAGCATGCAGATTATAAACTATTGACATCTATGTCAGAATTGTGTCAATGGTTGATAAAGACTAGAAGAGTAGCAAACTTTCATCTTATTTATCGAGTAGCTAGTCTCATACTTACTCTTCCAGTCTCTACTGCTACAACAAAGAGATCATTTTCAGCAATGAACCTCATTAAAACAAGGTTACGGAATAAGATGGAAGACGAGTTTTTGAATGACTCATTAGTTTTGCACTTTGAAAGGGAACTTGCTGAAGAGATTAGTTTAGAAACAGTTGTAGAAGActtcaaaaaagaaaaagatcGTCGCATTCCACTTTGA